From the Chitinophaga lutea genome, one window contains:
- a CDS encoding TlpA disulfide reductase family protein yields MKGISIVTLLCWSMAAQAQSFTVQGKIDGLQDAVIYLYHDKTHDSTALRNGAFTFKGSVPHPQEAFLFTKDHGFSIMLYLENTAMTVKGRADAPEKVAIAGGAAQREYAQFLQTVKPVTDRMDPLYALLQKDRSKKDSVLEITGRMIEEEYNPLCEQFIQQHPASYVSLYKLKDLLRSKPLADMEQAFARLAPQVRASAAGKLLQEEFDIMHKTEPGQPAMDFTMNTPAGKPLRLASFKGSYVLLDFWASWCKPCREENPALKKAYDRFKDRNFRILGVSLDRDSTAWVKAIATDGLPWEHVSDLGLWDNNAAKRYNIKSIPSNFLIGPDGVIIAKDLNGQQLEEKLSKLLQ; encoded by the coding sequence ATGAAGGGTATTAGCATCGTTACGCTGCTGTGCTGGAGCATGGCGGCACAGGCGCAAAGTTTCACCGTGCAGGGAAAGATAGACGGGCTGCAGGATGCGGTCATCTACCTGTACCATGATAAAACACATGATTCCACCGCCCTCCGGAACGGCGCCTTTACTTTCAAGGGCAGTGTGCCGCATCCGCAGGAAGCATTTCTTTTTACGAAGGACCATGGCTTCAGCATCATGTTATACCTTGAAAATACGGCGATGACGGTGAAGGGTCGGGCCGATGCGCCGGAGAAGGTGGCCATCGCAGGTGGCGCGGCACAGCGCGAATACGCGCAATTCCTGCAAACGGTCAAACCCGTGACGGACAGGATGGACCCGCTGTATGCGCTGCTGCAAAAAGACCGTTCGAAAAAAGACAGCGTGCTGGAGATCACCGGCCGCATGATCGAAGAAGAATACAACCCGCTGTGCGAACAATTCATACAGCAACACCCCGCCAGTTATGTGAGCCTCTATAAGCTGAAAGACCTGCTCCGCAGTAAGCCCCTCGCCGACATGGAGCAGGCTTTTGCACGCCTTGCCCCACAGGTGAGGGCGTCCGCCGCGGGGAAACTGCTGCAGGAGGAATTCGATATCATGCACAAAACCGAGCCCGGCCAACCGGCGATGGATTTTACCATGAACACCCCGGCGGGCAAACCGCTGCGCCTCGCATCCTTCAAAGGCAGTTATGTACTGCTGGATTTCTGGGCAAGCTGGTGCAAACCCTGCCGCGAGGAAAACCCGGCGCTCAAAAAGGCCTACGACCGTTTTAAAGACCGCAACTTCCGGATACTGGGCGTGTCGCTCGACCGTGATTCGACAGCCTGGGTGAAAGCCATCGCCACCGACGGGCTGCCCTGGGAACATGTGTCCGATCTCGGGCTGTGGGACAATAACGCGGCGAAACGCTACAACATCAAAAGCATTCCGTCGAACTTCCTGATAGGGCCCGACGGTGTGATCATTGCCAAAGACCTGAACGGGCAGCAGCTCGAAGAAAAGCTGTCCAAACTGCTTCAATAA